A stretch of Paludisphaera borealis DNA encodes these proteins:
- a CDS encoding DUF3179 domain-containing (seleno)protein produces the protein MDQHIEQSAAPSTSSFLPSPVESQTWFWARCSLAAAVVVLVGLPLVVTGRIVWGEWQALREEERRAVDTAVVGYPNIYPRVSKASKPDPWFRVEGDTIFVWSGWKQGEGHCWFRAHLGDFERREMSEPIGRDVSQAIDYPMIENGGGPIWERIPGGAGVAGLALGGCSCAYPMTVLGKVLIVNDVIEDRPYLIHLDPFHESETPVSIFDARLEGHRITLGSSGLMFEGRHVLYDRGTESLWSDEGRGLVAFAGKYKGKELPLVTRVSAVAWDDWRDSHPGARLLIGSVDRKRGMPPE, from the coding sequence ATGGATCAACACATTGAGCAGTCCGCTGCCCCGTCCACCTCGTCTTTCCTCCCGTCGCCCGTGGAGTCGCAGACGTGGTTCTGGGCCCGTTGCTCGCTCGCGGCGGCGGTCGTCGTCCTGGTGGGGCTGCCGCTGGTCGTGACGGGGCGGATCGTCTGGGGTGAGTGGCAGGCGCTCCGGGAAGAGGAGCGACGCGCCGTGGATACGGCCGTGGTCGGCTACCCGAACATCTACCCCCGGGTCTCGAAAGCCTCGAAACCCGACCCGTGGTTCCGCGTCGAGGGGGACACGATCTTCGTGTGGTCGGGCTGGAAGCAGGGGGAGGGGCACTGCTGGTTCCGGGCCCACCTCGGCGATTTCGAGCGTCGGGAGATGAGCGAACCGATCGGCCGCGACGTTTCGCAGGCGATCGACTACCCGATGATCGAGAACGGCGGCGGGCCGATCTGGGAACGGATACCAGGGGGAGCGGGGGTGGCCGGGTTGGCCCTCGGCGGCTGCTCGTGCGCCTACCCGATGACCGTGCTCGGCAAGGTCTTGATCGTCAACGACGTGATCGAGGACCGGCCTTACCTGATCCACCTTGATCCCTTCCACGAATCGGAGACGCCGGTGTCGATTTTCGACGCGCGACTGGAGGGGCATCGGATCACGCTCGGATCGAGCGGCCTCATGTTCGAAGGGAGGCACGTCCTCTACGATCGAGGCACCGAGAGCCTTTGGAGCGACGAGGGACGCGGGCTCGTGGCTTTCGCCGGCAAGTACAAGGGCAAGGAGCTGCCGCTCGTGACCCGCGTCAGCGCGGTGGCCTGGGACGACTGGCGCGACAGCCATCCGGGGGCGCGGCTGCTGATCGGTTCGGTCGACCGCAAGCGGGGCATGCCGCCGGAGTGA
- a CDS encoding class I SAM-dependent methyltransferase, protein MSNGWDESASAWIADMGERGDYGREFVLDAPMMDRVRAKEFEVALDVGCGEGRFCRMMRGCGIQTVGIDPTAALIEHARRRDPEGDYRVGQAEALDFPDQTFDLVVSYLTLIDIPDVARAIAEMARVMRPGGTLLIANLGSFNTAAVNGGWTPGGDGEKRFCIDHYLTERPEWVSWRGIRIQNWHRPLSRYMSLLLEQNLNLRHFSEPEPVGADAATAERYRRVPWFMMMEWEKPKA, encoded by the coding sequence ATGTCGAACGGATGGGACGAGTCGGCGTCGGCATGGATCGCGGACATGGGCGAACGTGGTGATTACGGCCGCGAGTTCGTGCTAGACGCGCCCATGATGGACCGCGTCCGCGCCAAGGAATTCGAGGTCGCGTTGGACGTGGGATGCGGCGAGGGCCGCTTCTGCCGGATGATGCGAGGTTGCGGCATTCAAACGGTAGGCATCGATCCGACGGCCGCGTTGATCGAGCACGCTCGGCGGCGGGACCCGGAGGGCGATTACCGGGTCGGCCAGGCCGAGGCGCTCGACTTCCCGGATCAGACCTTCGACCTCGTCGTCAGTTATCTGACGTTGATCGACATCCCGGACGTCGCGAGGGCGATCGCGGAAATGGCGCGCGTCATGCGGCCCGGCGGGACCTTGTTGATCGCGAACCTCGGCAGCTTCAACACGGCCGCCGTGAACGGGGGTTGGACGCCGGGTGGAGATGGCGAAAAACGCTTCTGCATCGATCATTACCTCACGGAGCGCCCCGAGTGGGTGAGCTGGCGGGGTATTCGAATCCAGAACTGGCACCGGCCGCTCAGCCGCTACATGTCGCTGCTGCTGGAACAGAACCTGAACCTGCGCCACTTCAGCGAGCCCGAACCCGTCGGAGCTGACGCCGCCACGGCGGAACGCTACCGGCGCGTCCCCTGGTTCATGATGATGGAATGGGAGAAACCGAAAGCCTGA
- the fusA gene encoding elongation factor G — protein MENLRNLRNIGISAHIDSGKTTLTERVLFYTGRTHVIKEVKGEGAVMDHMELEKERGITITSAATTVRWNDIEINIIDTPGHVDFTVEVERSLRVLDGAVLVLCAVAGVQSQSITVDRQMKRYNIPRIAFINKMDRTGANPVNVIQQLESKLGLTVLPLQLPIGLESNFQGMVDLIERRAIYFDGEKGEDVRYEPIPDDMVEAADRARQGMLEALSMVSDQIMELLLEEAEVPLDLIHQTIREGTIAQQLCPVMVGTAYRNKGVQELLDAVCRYLPSPLDREIHAKDIDDGMAEIALAPDPSAPLVAMAFKLVEESFGQVTYMRVYQGTLSKGTFYYNSRQKKRARISRILRVHADQKEDINEATAGDIIAVMGIECATGDTYCAEDTNVSLESIFAAEPVIDLSINPTKRADYDKLSKALNRFMREDPTFRVHVDPETSETIISGMGELHLEIYVERIRREYKVDCTVGAPKVSYRESPTRETPFNYKHKKQTGGSGQFAHVVGKLVPLDPQAPEPFVFENKVTGGRIPSEYIPSVEKGFRDSMHKGPIAGYEVIGVQMVLEDGSYHDVDSSTMAFEIAARDCFRETFRKSEPVLLEPIMLVEVEVPTEFQGPVTGAISSKRGVILGTESRSGYTVISSEVPLSAMFGYSNDLRSMTQGKGGFSMEFLKYQKVPASLQEEIVKRVQAEAKAKG, from the coding sequence ATGGAAAACCTGCGAAACCTGCGGAATATCGGGATCTCGGCCCACATCGATTCGGGCAAGACCACACTGACCGAGCGGGTGTTGTTCTACACCGGCCGCACCCACGTGATCAAGGAGGTCAAGGGTGAAGGCGCGGTCATGGATCACATGGAACTCGAGAAAGAGCGAGGGATCACGATCACCTCGGCGGCCACCACGGTCCGTTGGAACGACATCGAGATCAACATCATCGACACGCCCGGGCACGTCGATTTCACCGTCGAGGTCGAGCGGTCGCTGCGCGTGCTCGACGGCGCCGTCCTGGTCCTTTGCGCCGTCGCCGGCGTGCAGTCGCAGTCGATCACCGTCGATCGCCAGATGAAGCGGTACAACATCCCTCGGATCGCGTTCATCAACAAGATGGACCGGACCGGCGCCAACCCGGTCAACGTGATCCAGCAGCTTGAGTCCAAGCTCGGCCTCACGGTGCTTCCGCTCCAACTGCCGATCGGGTTGGAGTCGAACTTCCAGGGGATGGTCGACCTGATCGAGCGCCGCGCCATCTACTTCGACGGCGAGAAGGGCGAGGACGTCCGCTACGAGCCGATTCCCGACGACATGGTGGAGGCCGCCGATCGCGCCCGCCAGGGGATGCTCGAAGCGCTCTCGATGGTCTCCGACCAGATCATGGAATTGCTGCTTGAGGAAGCGGAAGTCCCCCTCGACCTGATCCACCAGACGATCCGGGAAGGGACGATCGCCCAGCAGCTTTGTCCGGTCATGGTCGGCACCGCGTATCGCAACAAGGGCGTCCAGGAGCTGCTCGACGCCGTCTGCCGCTATCTGCCCAGTCCGCTCGACCGCGAGATCCACGCCAAGGACATCGACGACGGCATGGCCGAGATCGCCCTGGCCCCCGACCCGTCCGCCCCGCTGGTCGCCATGGCGTTCAAGCTGGTCGAGGAGTCGTTCGGCCAGGTCACGTACATGCGGGTGTACCAGGGGACGCTCAGCAAGGGCACCTTCTACTACAACTCGCGGCAGAAGAAGCGGGCCCGGATCAGCCGGATTCTCCGCGTCCACGCCGACCAGAAGGAAGACATCAACGAAGCCACGGCCGGCGACATCATCGCCGTCATGGGCATCGAGTGCGCCACCGGCGACACCTACTGCGCCGAGGATACGAACGTATCGCTCGAAAGCATCTTCGCCGCCGAGCCGGTCATCGACCTGTCGATCAACCCCACCAAGCGGGCCGACTACGACAAACTGTCGAAGGCGCTCAATCGGTTCATGCGGGAAGACCCGACGTTCCGCGTCCACGTCGACCCGGAGACGAGCGAGACGATCATCTCCGGCATGGGCGAGTTGCACCTCGAAATCTACGTCGAGCGGATTCGGCGCGAGTACAAGGTCGACTGCACCGTGGGCGCTCCGAAGGTGAGCTACCGCGAGTCGCCGACCCGCGAGACGCCGTTCAACTACAAGCACAAGAAGCAGACCGGCGGCTCCGGCCAGTTCGCTCACGTCGTGGGCAAGCTGGTCCCGCTCGATCCTCAGGCGCCCGAGCCGTTCGTCTTCGAAAACAAGGTCACCGGCGGCCGCATCCCGTCCGAGTACATCCCCTCGGTCGAGAAGGGCTTCCGCGACTCGATGCACAAGGGGCCGATCGCCGGCTACGAGGTCATCGGGGTCCAGATGGTCCTCGAAGACGGCTCGTACCACGACGTCGACTCGTCGACCATGGCCTTCGAAATCGCCGCTCGCGACTGCTTCCGCGAGACCTTCCGCAAGTCCGAGCCCGTCCTGCTTGAGCCGATCATGCTCGTCGAGGTCGAGGTCCCGACCGAATTCCAGGGGCCCGTCACCGGCGCGATCTCCTCGAAGCGCGGCGTGATCCTCGGCACCGAGAGCCGTTCGGGTTACACCGTCATCTCGTCCGAGGTCCCCTTGAGCGCGATGTTCGGCTACTCCAACGACCTCCGCAGCATGACCCAGGGCAAGGGGGGCTTCAGCATGGAGTTCCTCAAGTACCAGAAGGTCCCCGCGTCGCTCCAGGAAGAGATCGTCAAGCGCGTTCAGGCCGAGGCCAAGGCCAAGGGCTGA